In one Streptomyces venezuelae genomic region, the following are encoded:
- a CDS encoding LLM class flavin-dependent oxidoreductase, with translation MKFQVLSLISRSPHPLTGELPSAAARFEDVIEVGVTAERLGYDAYAVGERHAGAFLSSSPTVVLGALAARTSRIRLLTGVTVVAILDPVRVAEDYATLDQISRGRVELVVGKGAEAGHFDLFGLDEARQWDLQREKYELLRRLWEEENVDWEGEFRPPLKGVTTVPRPYAGTPRVWHGSATSLNSPELAARHGDPLFTANAVQPRSAYASLIGHYRERFEAYGHDPARARVAAGSGGLLIADTAEQAVSRYKELYEAKVAQTFRPDLEGRAGYNTPFRTIEDAIADGPQLIGSPQQIIDKILGYHAVYGHDLQSITVDGFGLARGEQIETLQRFAEEIAPVVRRAAPSTLWDTL, from the coding sequence ATGAAGTTTCAGGTGCTCTCCCTCATCTCCCGCTCCCCGCACCCCCTGACCGGTGAACTCCCCTCCGCCGCCGCACGGTTCGAGGACGTCATCGAGGTCGGCGTGACGGCGGAGCGGCTCGGTTACGACGCGTACGCCGTGGGCGAGCGGCACGCGGGGGCCTTCCTGTCGTCGAGCCCGACCGTCGTGCTCGGCGCCCTCGCGGCACGCACCTCCCGGATCAGGCTCCTCACCGGTGTCACCGTCGTCGCGATCCTCGACCCCGTGCGGGTCGCCGAGGACTACGCGACGCTCGACCAGATCTCGCGCGGCCGTGTGGAACTCGTCGTCGGCAAGGGCGCCGAAGCCGGGCACTTCGACCTGTTCGGGCTCGACGAGGCCCGGCAGTGGGACCTCCAGCGCGAGAAGTACGAACTGCTGCGCCGCCTGTGGGAGGAGGAGAACGTCGACTGGGAGGGCGAGTTCAGACCGCCGCTGAAGGGCGTGACGACCGTGCCGCGCCCCTACGCGGGCACCCCGCGCGTCTGGCACGGATCGGCGACGTCGCTCAACTCCCCCGAGCTGGCGGCCAGACACGGCGACCCGCTCTTCACCGCCAACGCGGTCCAGCCCCGCTCCGCGTACGCCTCGCTCATCGGCCACTACCGCGAGCGGTTCGAGGCGTACGGCCACGATCCGGCCCGCGCCCGCGTGGCGGCCGGCTCCGGCGGGCTGCTCATCGCGGACACCGCCGAACAGGCCGTCTCGCGCTACAAGGAGCTGTACGAGGCGAAGGTCGCCCAGACGTTCCGGCCCGATCTGGAGGGCAGGGCGGGCTACAACACGCCGTTCCGGACCATCGAGGACGCCATCGCGGACGGGCCGCAGCTCATCGGCTCCCCGCAGCAGATCATCGACAAGATCCTCGGCTACCACGCGGTGTACGGGCACGACCTGCAATCGATCACGGTGGACGGCTTCGGGCTCGCGCGCGGGGAGCAGATCGAGACGCTGCAGCGGTTCGCCGAGGAGATCGCGCCGGTGGTGCGGCGGGCCGCGCCGTCCACGCTGTGGGACACCCTGTAG
- a CDS encoding glycerol-3-phosphate dehydrogenase/oxidase: MTTLQSVPALGTHTAAGSHQSRAETREQLSKATYDLLVIGGGILGISTAWHAAQSGLRVALVDAGDFAGATSSASSKLLHGGLRYLQTGAVKLVAENHFERRAVSRQVAPHLANPLTFYLPVYKGGPHGAAKLGAGVFAYSALSAFGDGVGHLLSPSKAAQDVPELRTDNLKAVAVYGDDQMNDARMALMTVRAAVEAGAAVLNHAEVTGLRFTQGRVTGAELKDRTTGDEFGVNARLVLNATGPWVDHLRKMENPAAAPSIRLSKGAHLVLKRTAPWKAALATPIDKYRITFALPWEDMLLLGTTDEEFEGDPADVRVTEADTAQILDEAAFSIRDQQLSRDLITYSFAGLRVLPGGPGDTSKAKRETVVTEGAGGMLSVAGGKWTTFRHIGRTIMKKLESLPGHPLGDDYEPVSSLPKKLPLPGIANPRAVAHRLLVDGPAPGPRMAADTAKHLATHYGSLSFDIARLANENPELAERVHPDAPEIWAQVVYARDNEWAETADDVLRRRTTLTIRGLATDDVRSKVEDLLGKKA; encoded by the coding sequence ATCCTGGGCATCTCCACCGCCTGGCATGCCGCGCAGTCCGGACTGCGGGTGGCCCTGGTGGACGCCGGTGACTTCGCCGGCGCCACCTCCTCCGCCTCCTCCAAGCTGCTCCACGGCGGTCTGCGCTACCTGCAGACCGGTGCGGTGAAGCTGGTCGCGGAGAACCACTTCGAGCGTCGCGCGGTGTCCCGTCAGGTGGCCCCCCACCTGGCGAACCCGCTCACGTTCTACCTGCCGGTGTACAAGGGCGGCCCGCACGGGGCCGCCAAGCTCGGCGCGGGCGTGTTCGCGTACAGCGCGCTCTCCGCGTTCGGCGACGGCGTCGGCCACCTCCTGTCGCCGTCGAAGGCCGCGCAGGACGTGCCGGAGCTGCGCACCGACAACCTGAAGGCCGTCGCGGTCTACGGCGACGACCAGATGAACGACGCCCGCATGGCCCTGATGACGGTCCGCGCGGCCGTCGAGGCCGGTGCCGCCGTCCTCAACCACGCCGAGGTCACGGGACTGCGCTTCACCCAGGGCCGGGTCACGGGCGCCGAGCTCAAGGACCGCACGACCGGCGACGAGTTCGGTGTCAACGCCCGTCTGGTCCTGAACGCGACGGGACCCTGGGTCGACCACCTGCGCAAGATGGAGAACCCGGCCGCGGCGCCCTCCATCCGCCTGTCCAAGGGCGCGCACCTGGTCCTCAAGCGCACCGCCCCCTGGAAGGCCGCGCTGGCGACCCCGATCGACAAGTACCGCATCACGTTCGCCCTGCCCTGGGAGGACATGCTGCTGCTCGGCACCACGGACGAGGAGTTCGAGGGCGACCCGGCGGACGTGCGCGTCACCGAGGCCGACACCGCGCAGATCCTGGACGAGGCCGCGTTCTCCATCCGCGACCAGCAGCTGTCGCGGGACCTGATCACGTACTCCTTCGCCGGTCTGCGGGTGCTGCCCGGCGGCCCCGGCGACACCTCGAAGGCCAAGCGCGAGACGGTCGTCACCGAGGGCGCGGGCGGCATGCTGTCCGTGGCGGGCGGCAAGTGGACCACGTTCCGCCACATCGGCCGGACGATCATGAAGAAGCTGGAGTCGCTGCCGGGCCACCCGCTGGGCGACGACTACGAGCCGGTCTCCTCGCTGCCGAAGAAGCTGCCGCTGCCCGGCATCGCGAACCCGCGCGCCGTCGCCCACCGCCTCCTGGTGGACGGCCCGGCACCCGGCCCGCGCATGGCCGCCGACACGGCCAAGCACCTGGCGACGCACTACGGCTCGCTCTCCTTCGACATCGCCCGCCTGGCGAACGAGAACCCGGAGCTCGCCGAGCGCGTCCACCCGGACGCCCCGGAGATCTGGGCCCAGGTCGTCTACGCCCGCGACAACGAGTGGGCCGAGACCGCGGACGACGTGCTGCGCCGCCGTACGACGCTGACGATCCGTGGCCTGGCCACGGACGACGTCCGCAGCAAGGTCGAGGACCTGCTGGGCAAGAAGGCCTGA